A section of the Oreochromis niloticus isolate F11D_XX linkage group LG9, O_niloticus_UMD_NMBU, whole genome shotgun sequence genome encodes:
- the LOC100708033 gene encoding immune-associated nucleotide-binding protein 9-like, translating into MGSFFSKWQDGSNETKDRQPAADNTSFLMKCVGLQCLTGPHTDEAKTGRHTGTTVNLVLLGMAGTGKSASGNTILGQKLFVSRPSSTPVTTKCQAKQTEINGVDVNVIDTPDMFDDDIAPSVRGKHVQRCKQLCESGPCVFVLVMHVSRFTDGERDIMEKLEKAFGREVRGRTIILFTRGNDLQQAGMGLEDFLHSCQPDLKKMVEKCGNRCVLFENNKSGSDQVEKLMTVVNTILKDQNNF; encoded by the exons atgggaagcttTTTCAGCAAATGGCAAGACGGAAGCAACGAGACTAAAGACAGACAACCGGCGGCAGACAATACCAG CTTCCTGATGAAGTGCGTGGGATTACAATGTTTAACAGGACCACACACTGATGAGGCAAAGACAG GACGACACACTGGCACCACAGTGAACCTTGTTCTTTTGGGAATGGCTGGGACTGGAAAGAGTGCCAGTGGGAACACCATCCTTGGACAGAAACTCTTTGTTTCTAGACCCAGTTCAACGCCGGTCACCACAAAGTGCCAGGCTAAACAAACAGAGATAAATGGTGTAGACGTAAATGTGATTGATACCCCAGATATGTTTGATGATGACATTGCACCATCAGTTAGAGGCAAACATGTGCAAAGGTGCAAACAACTCTGTGAATCAGGACCATGTGTGTTTGTACTTGTGATGCATGTGAGCAGATTTACAGATGGTGAGAGAGACATAATGGAAAAGTTAGAAAAAGCTTTTGGGAGGGAAGTTAGAGGACGAACAATCATCCTGTTCACCCGAGGAAACGACTTGCAGCAGGCAGGAATGGGCTTGGAGGATTTTCTTCATTCTTGCCAACCTGATCTGAAGAAAATGGTTGAAAAGTGTGGAAACAGGTGTGTTCTCTTTGAGAATAACAAATCAGGTTCTGATCAGGTTGAAAAACTAATGACGGTGGTGAACACAATACTCAAAGACCAGAataatttttaa
- the LOC100707765 gene encoding GTPase IMAP family member 7-like, with the protein MASFPAGPDLRIVMIGKTGVGKSAVGNTILGCERFRSCPLSASVTEFCEKGVTQWGNRVVSVVDTPGILDTSKSDEFIKSEIVKCVEVSCPGPHVFLLVIQIGRFTREEKNSVEALQELFGPEANRYMIVLFTRGGDLGSTTIEQYVRDAEPGLKRIIQSCGKRYHVFDNTSSDRKQVVELIKKIDKMMVLNKGTHYTDAMYKEVEEARKKGMTLQQYKFTEPLCKRIKLFRIILGKD; encoded by the exons ATGGCTTCATTTCCAGCAG GTCCTGATTTGAGGATTGTGATGATTGGAAAAACTGGTGTGGGCAAGAGTGCTGTTGGGAACACCATCCTGGGATGTGAGCGTTTCAGATCTTGTCCTTTATCTGCATCAGTGACTGAGTTTTGTGAAAAAGGTGTGACACAGTGGGGTAACAGAGTAGTTAGCGTTGTAGACACACCAGGGATCCTGGACACTTCAAAATCAGATGAGTTCATCAAAAGTGAAATTGTCAAATGTGTTGAAGTCTCCTGTCCCGGTCCTCATGTGTTCCTGTTGGTCATCCAAATCGGCCGATTcacaagagaagagaaaaactcAGTGGAAGCCCTGCAGGAGCTGTTTGGCCCCGAGGCAAACCGGTACATGATTGTGCTCTTCACCCGTGGTGGTGATCTTGGAAGCACAACCATAGAGCAGTATGTACGTGACGCTGAGCCAGGGCTAAAGCGCATCATCCAAAGCTGTGGAAAAAGGTACCACGTCTTTGACAACACCAGCAGCGACAGAAAGCAGGTGGTGGAGCTCATCAAGAAGATCGACAAAATGATGGTATTAAATAAGGGCACGCACTACACAGACGCCATGTATAAAGAGGTGGAGGAAGCACGCAAAAAGGGAATGACACTGCAGCAGTACAAGTTCACTGAGCCATTGTGTAAACGTATCAAACTTTTTCGCATCATTCTGGGGAAAGATTAA
- the LOC100703489 gene encoding GTPase IMAP family member 7-like isoform X2: MSHDGKHKEKPYSDPKKSSKRRHAGTKVNLLLLGMSGTGKSASGNTILGQKLFISRPSSKPVTKKCQMKETEIEGVHLTVIDTPDIFDDDMKSSVREKHVKRCKQLYESRPFVFVLVMHVSRFTDGERDIMEKLENAFGREVREKTIILFTRGDDLQQAGMGLEDFLHTCQPDLKKILEKCGNRCVLFENHRSDSAQVETLMDNVIRVIEEKQT, encoded by the exons ATGTCTCACG ATGGCAAACATAAAGAAAAGCCCTACAGTGACCCTAAGAAGAGTTCAAAAA GAAGACATGCTGGCACCAAAGTGAACCTTCTTCTTCTGGGAATGTCTGGGACTGGAAAGAGTGCCAGTGGGAACACCATCCTTGGACAGAAACTCTTCATTTCTAGACCCAGTTCAAAGCCGGTCACCAAAAAGTgccagatgaaagaaactgagaTAGAAGGTGTACACTTAACTGTGATTGATACTCCTGACATCTTTGACGATGACATGAAATCATCAGTTAGGGAGAAACATGTGAAAAGGTGCAAACAGCTCTATGAGTCAAGACCCTTTGTGTTTGTACTTGTGATGCATGTGAGCAGATTTACAGATGGTGAGAGAGACATTATGGAAAAATTAGAAAATGCTTTTGGGAGAGAAGTTAGAGAAAAAACAATTATCCTGTTCACCCGAGGAGACGACCTACAACAGGCAGGAATGGGGCTGGAGGATTTTTTACATACCTGTCAACCTGATCTGAAGAAAATACTTGAAAAGTGTGGCAACAGGTGTGTTCTCTTTGAGAACCACAGATCAGATTCAGCTCAAGTGGAAACGCTAATGGACAATGTGATCAGGGTGatagaagaaaagcaaacatgA
- the LOC100703489 gene encoding GTPase IMAP family member 7-like isoform X1, with protein sequence MSCLPFKLKKRVKQTKSRPSEATGKRFGHKSQTTARARLHTHTDTAKTDGKHKEKPYSDPKKSSKRRHAGTKVNLLLLGMSGTGKSASGNTILGQKLFISRPSSKPVTKKCQMKETEIEGVHLTVIDTPDIFDDDMKSSVREKHVKRCKQLYESRPFVFVLVMHVSRFTDGERDIMEKLENAFGREVREKTIILFTRGDDLQQAGMGLEDFLHTCQPDLKKILEKCGNRCVLFENHRSDSAQVETLMDNVIRVIEEKQT encoded by the exons ATGAGCTGCCTGCCcttcaaactgaaaaaaagagttAAACAGACAAAATCCAGACCATCAGAGGCAACTGGCAAGAG ATTTGGCCATAAATCACAAACCACAGCTAGAGCTAGGCTACACACTCACACTGACACAGCAAAGACAG ATGGCAAACATAAAGAAAAGCCCTACAGTGACCCTAAGAAGAGTTCAAAAA GAAGACATGCTGGCACCAAAGTGAACCTTCTTCTTCTGGGAATGTCTGGGACTGGAAAGAGTGCCAGTGGGAACACCATCCTTGGACAGAAACTCTTCATTTCTAGACCCAGTTCAAAGCCGGTCACCAAAAAGTgccagatgaaagaaactgagaTAGAAGGTGTACACTTAACTGTGATTGATACTCCTGACATCTTTGACGATGACATGAAATCATCAGTTAGGGAGAAACATGTGAAAAGGTGCAAACAGCTCTATGAGTCAAGACCCTTTGTGTTTGTACTTGTGATGCATGTGAGCAGATTTACAGATGGTGAGAGAGACATTATGGAAAAATTAGAAAATGCTTTTGGGAGAGAAGTTAGAGAAAAAACAATTATCCTGTTCACCCGAGGAGACGACCTACAACAGGCAGGAATGGGGCTGGAGGATTTTTTACATACCTGTCAACCTGATCTGAAGAAAATACTTGAAAAGTGTGGCAACAGGTGTGTTCTCTTTGAGAACCACAGATCAGATTCAGCTCAAGTGGAAACGCTAATGGACAATGTGATCAGGGTGatagaagaaaagcaaacatgA
- the LOC100707496 gene encoding GTPase IMAP family member 6 isoform X1 produces MLPYRKERKIVVVILGRDEALKKALITNILGKDLSKLNKRQALKKIEIYVNDIYEVMFTPDLYAEFKDIQDLLCINRYPDMCLLVVEHGFSADDARKQIEHLSNKTEKPTEEFMVLLPLSYKPTDYPFISCTMEQVFCELDRLAEGRNLMLTKTNEVRDQRRESAQTAGKPADVCAEPGKQPISEKSIKTIKQPQEQSAGSRPFVPLPRLSAPRTVTGMPGINTIQHFNTAKRTSNKVNLVLLGMSGTGKSASGNTILGKPVFFSRPSSQPVTKDCEIAETEINGKHVRVIDTPDMFDDDIEESVKNKHLKRCKELCESHPCVFVLVMHISRFTDGERNILKQLEKAFGRNVKEQSVILFTKGDDLHHAGKTLADFLHSCQPDLKEMIQQFGNRCVLFENNRSGSAQVEKLLDTVIMVLEKQQK; encoded by the exons ATGCTGCCTTACAGGAAAG AAAGGAAGATTGTAGTTGTTATCCTGGGAAGAGATGAAGCCTTGAAGAAAGCTCTAATAACCAACATCCTGGGAAAAGATTTAtccaaattaaataaaagacaAGCTTTGAAAAAAATTGAGATTTATGTAAATGATATATATGAAGTCATGTTTACGCCAGACTTGTATGCAGAATTTAAGGACATACAAGACTTGTTGTGTATTAATCGATATCCTGACATGTGTTTGCTGGTGGTAGAACATGGCTTTTCAGCAGACGATGCTCGGAAGCAGATAGAACATCTGAGCAATAAGACTGAAAAACCTACAGAAGAGTTTATGGTTTTGCTCCCACTGAGTTATAAACCCACAGATTATCCGTTCATATCCTGCACCATGGAACAGGTTTTCTGTGAACTCGACAGACTGGCTGAAGGCAGAAATCTGATGCTAACCAAAACAAA TGAGGTCAGAGACCAGAGACGGGAGAGTGCGCAGACAGCTGGAAAGCCAGCGGATGTGTGTGCCGAACCAGGAAAACAGCCTATAAGTGAAAAATCAATCAAAACCATTAAGCAACCACAGGAACAGAGTGCCGGGTCACGGCCATTTGTACCTCTTCCACGTTTGTCAGCACCACGCACTGTGACAGGAATGCCAG GAATCAATACAATACAACACTTCAATACAGCAAAGCGTACCAGCAACAAAGTGAACCTTGTTCTCCTGGGAATGTCTGGCACTGGAAAGAGTGCCAGTGGGAACACCATCCTTGGAAAGCCAGTCTTCTTCTCTAGACCCAGTTCACAGCCAGTCACCAAAGATTGTGAGATAGCAGAAACAGAGATAAATGGCAAACATGTGCGTGTGATAGACACTCCAGACATGTTTGATGATGACATTGAAGAATCAGTTAAGAACAAACATCTAAAACGGTGCAAAGAGCTCTGTGAGTCGCACCCTTGTGTGTTTGTACTTGTGATGCATATAAGCAGATTTACAGATGGTGAAAGAAACATACTGAAACAACTGGAAAAAGCTTTTGGGAGGAATGTTAAAGAACAAAGTGTCATCCTGTTCACTAAAGGAGATGATTTGCATCATGCTGGAAAAACGCTGGCTGATTTTCTGCATAGTTGCCAACCTGATCTGAAGGAAATGATTCAACAGTTTGGCAACAGATGTGTTCTCTTTGAGAATAACAGATCAGGTTCTGCTCAGGTGGAAAAGCTGCTGGACACAGTGATCATGGTGTtagaaaaacagcagaaatga
- the LOC100707496 gene encoding GTPase IMAP family member 6 isoform X2 codes for MSSKRKIVVVILGRDEALKKALITNILGKDLSKLNKRQALKKIEIYVNDIYEVMFTPDLYAEFKDIQDLLCINRYPDMCLLVVEHGFSADDARKQIEHLSNKTEKPTEEFMVLLPLSYKPTDYPFISCTMEQVFCELDRLAEGRNLMLTKTNEVRDQRRESAQTAGKPADVCAEPGKQPISEKSIKTIKQPQEQSAGSRPFVPLPRLSAPRTVTGMPGINTIQHFNTAKRTSNKVNLVLLGMSGTGKSASGNTILGKPVFFSRPSSQPVTKDCEIAETEINGKHVRVIDTPDMFDDDIEESVKNKHLKRCKELCESHPCVFVLVMHISRFTDGERNILKQLEKAFGRNVKEQSVILFTKGDDLHHAGKTLADFLHSCQPDLKEMIQQFGNRCVLFENNRSGSAQVEKLLDTVIMVLEKQQK; via the exons ATGTCTTCTA AAAGGAAGATTGTAGTTGTTATCCTGGGAAGAGATGAAGCCTTGAAGAAAGCTCTAATAACCAACATCCTGGGAAAAGATTTAtccaaattaaataaaagacaAGCTTTGAAAAAAATTGAGATTTATGTAAATGATATATATGAAGTCATGTTTACGCCAGACTTGTATGCAGAATTTAAGGACATACAAGACTTGTTGTGTATTAATCGATATCCTGACATGTGTTTGCTGGTGGTAGAACATGGCTTTTCAGCAGACGATGCTCGGAAGCAGATAGAACATCTGAGCAATAAGACTGAAAAACCTACAGAAGAGTTTATGGTTTTGCTCCCACTGAGTTATAAACCCACAGATTATCCGTTCATATCCTGCACCATGGAACAGGTTTTCTGTGAACTCGACAGACTGGCTGAAGGCAGAAATCTGATGCTAACCAAAACAAA TGAGGTCAGAGACCAGAGACGGGAGAGTGCGCAGACAGCTGGAAAGCCAGCGGATGTGTGTGCCGAACCAGGAAAACAGCCTATAAGTGAAAAATCAATCAAAACCATTAAGCAACCACAGGAACAGAGTGCCGGGTCACGGCCATTTGTACCTCTTCCACGTTTGTCAGCACCACGCACTGTGACAGGAATGCCAG GAATCAATACAATACAACACTTCAATACAGCAAAGCGTACCAGCAACAAAGTGAACCTTGTTCTCCTGGGAATGTCTGGCACTGGAAAGAGTGCCAGTGGGAACACCATCCTTGGAAAGCCAGTCTTCTTCTCTAGACCCAGTTCACAGCCAGTCACCAAAGATTGTGAGATAGCAGAAACAGAGATAAATGGCAAACATGTGCGTGTGATAGACACTCCAGACATGTTTGATGATGACATTGAAGAATCAGTTAAGAACAAACATCTAAAACGGTGCAAAGAGCTCTGTGAGTCGCACCCTTGTGTGTTTGTACTTGTGATGCATATAAGCAGATTTACAGATGGTGAAAGAAACATACTGAAACAACTGGAAAAAGCTTTTGGGAGGAATGTTAAAGAACAAAGTGTCATCCTGTTCACTAAAGGAGATGATTTGCATCATGCTGGAAAAACGCTGGCTGATTTTCTGCATAGTTGCCAACCTGATCTGAAGGAAATGATTCAACAGTTTGGCAACAGATGTGTTCTCTTTGAGAATAACAGATCAGGTTCTGCTCAGGTGGAAAAGCTGCTGGACACAGTGATCATGGTGTtagaaaaacagcagaaatga